The Candidatus Desulfovibrio trichonymphae region TGTGCTGATGGTGTAGCTTGGAAAAATCATCCCAAAGACCGACAAGCCCGAAGCCTGTAAAAACAAAAAAAGTCTGCCAGACATAAGGACTGGTTAAATCCGTCCATAGTAAAATACTGAAAGAGAGACCGGCAACAATAAGAAGTCCGCCCATAGTGGGAGTGCCTGCTTTTGCCGCATGCGCCGTTACATCCTCATGGATGAATTGACCGCATTTCACACGTTGCAGCCACGCGATAAAACGCGGGCCGATGAGAACGGAAACAACAAGGGCTGTAATCAGAGCGGCCATGGAACGGAAGGTGATGTACCTGAAGACGTTAAAAAAAGTCCATTCCGACGCAAGCGGCGCGAGAAAATTATAAAACATGCTTGTGTTCCCAGGCCTGTGCCCCCATAGACGCCTTCCCGCCGGCGAGTTGCCCGCACAGGTCCGCGCACAGTTCTTCCAGTCTGTTGCCGCGTGACCCCTTAAAAAGAACAAGTCCGTCGTGATCACGGGCAAGACGCTGTACACGCCGCAGCTCGGCAAAGACCGGCAGAAAATCTTCACGCTCCCTGACGACAAACCAGGGACCATTGTAACCGCCTTCCCTCAATCCCGCATGCACGCGTTCAGCGTAAGCACCTTTCCAAAGAACCGCGGCAGGGTTAAGCGCCGCCAGATAACGCCCCAGTTTCTCGTGTTCGTTTGCCGCTATATCTCCGAGTTCCAGCATTGCACCAAGAACTGGCACAAAATCCTTATGTTGGGCCAGTTCGGCGGCGGCGTCCAGCATACGCCGCATAGACAGAGGATTTGCGTTATAGGTGTCATCAATTATATCCCATCGCCCGAGACGTTTTATATAAAACCGCTGCGCAGGCAATTGCGCCCGCGCAAAACCCTCCGCTATTTCCTCGGTGGACAGGCCGAGCAAATGCGCGGCTGCGGCTGCGGCAATGCTGTTTTCCGCGCCGAAATTTCCGCAAAACGGGGCAACGATATCGCACCATACGCCGTCCAGACAAAGGCGATAACGCCCACGCGGAATACGGCCATCGCCGTCTGATGCGGGCTCCGGCCCATTGTAACAGGCCAGATATTCAGCGGGGTTGCCTTCCGCACTGAAAAATCGCAACAGGGCTCCTGTGGCGCCGGCTTCATGCACAAGATCGGGATAATCCGCGCTGACAAGCCCAAAGCCACCCGGTGCAATATACTGAAGCAATTGCGCCTTGTGTGAGGCAACGCCTTTTTTGGCAAGCCCTTCCGTATGCCCTGCGCCCGTGTTGAGAATCAGCCCCAGATCCGGACGCAGCATAGAAGCAAGCTCCTCCATATCTCCTTCTCTGCTGATTCCCGCCTCCATAACCCAAAAATCTTCGTCCCCGTCCGCGGCCAGCATGGAGCAAGGCATGCCTATCTGATTATTGTGATTCATGGTGTTGCACGCTGTCTTTCCCCGCACTGCCAGCACTTGAGCCAAAATTTCTTTGAGCGTCGTCTTGCCTGCCGTGCCGGTAATACCCACTACCCTGGCTTTTGTGGCCTCACGCCAGCAAGCGGCAATTTGCCCTAGGGCCTTTACCGTGTCGGCAACATACAAGACAGGGACACGCGCGTCCGGAAGCGCGCGCGAGGCCAGAATAGCTCCCGCGCCCATATCTTCCGCACGGGCCGCAAAATTATGTCCGTCAACGCGACCTCCGGGCAGACAGACAAAAAGAGCCCCGGGGACAACCTCCCTACTGTCTGTGGCGACAGACGTCAACATCTTGTCGTCCGGCAGGAGCTTGAGCGACAGACGCCCGGCTATTTCATTATAATTTAACCGCAATTGAGCAACTCCCGCACCACTGCCTGATCACTGTAATGATGCCGGACGCCCTGAATGATCTGATAGTCCTCATGCCCCTTGCCGGCAATCAGTAAGGTTTCGCCTTTTTTCAGCATATCCAGTGCCTTGGCGGTAGCTGCTCTGCGGTCAATCTCAACATGAAGTTCACGCGCTTTTGCAAGTCCCGGCAATATATCCTGTATAATCGCTTCAGGATCTTCAAAACGCGGATTATCTGATGTCAGCACGGCAACGTCAGAGTAGTGGGCTACGGCCTCCCCCATGCGCGGACGTTTGCTCCTGTCACGGTTCCCGCCACAGCCGAAGACAGTTATGATGCGTAAAAAACCTGCCGCTCTCAACGCTTTCAGCACGTTGATCAGCGCGTCCGGCGTATGCGCGTAATCTACAAAGACATCCAAGCCCAAAGAATTTTCAATACGTTCAAGCCTCCCGCAAACGCCGTGAAAGTGTTCCAGAGCCTTCAAATGTTGCGGATTAAGGCCAAGTTCCAGTGCGAGCGCCTGCGCAGCCAAAAGGTTGGATGCGTTAA contains the following coding sequences:
- a CDS encoding UDP-N-acetylmuramoyl-tripeptide--D-alanyl-D-alanine ligase — encoded protein: MRLNYNEIAGRLSLKLLPDDKMLTSVATDSREVVPGALFVCLPGGRVDGHNFAARAEDMGAGAILASRALPDARVPVLYVADTVKALGQIAACWREATKARVVGITGTAGKTTLKEILAQVLAVRGKTACNTMNHNNQIGMPCSMLAADGDEDFWVMEAGISREGDMEELASMLRPDLGLILNTGAGHTEGLAKKGVASHKAQLLQYIAPGGFGLVSADYPDLVHEAGATGALLRFFSAEGNPAEYLACYNGPEPASDGDGRIPRGRYRLCLDGVWCDIVAPFCGNFGAENSIAAAAAAHLLGLSTEEIAEGFARAQLPAQRFYIKRLGRWDIIDDTYNANPLSMRRMLDAAAELAQHKDFVPVLGAMLELGDIAANEHEKLGRYLAALNPAAVLWKGAYAERVHAGLREGGYNGPWFVVREREDFLPVFAELRRVQRLARDHDGLVLFKGSRGNRLEELCADLCGQLAGGKASMGAQAWEHKHVL